Proteins encoded in a region of the Methanofollis sp. genome:
- a CDS encoding DsrE family protein has protein sequence MTIRYRALFHLTETGKTGAILQTARNLLADMGDGVEVEVVAHGDGVKAFLLTGQYVDDVRNMSEQGVRFAVCANSIRAMTFARDDFPRSVEVVPSGISEIVRRQAESYAYIRL, from the coding sequence ATGACGATCAGGTACAGGGCGCTCTTCCACCTCACCGAGACCGGGAAGACAGGTGCGATCCTGCAAACAGCCCGGAACCTTCTTGCCGATATGGGCGATGGGGTGGAGGTGGAGGTGGTCGCACACGGCGACGGCGTGAAGGCCTTTCTCCTGACAGGCCAGTACGTGGACGATGTCAGGAACATGAGCGAACAGGGGGTGCGTTTTGCAGTCTGCGCAAACAGCATCAGGGCGATGACCTTCGCGAGGGACGACTTCCCGCGGTCTGTCGAGGTCGTGCCCTCAGGCATCAGCGAGATAGTGAGGAGGCAGGCCGAAAGTTACGCGTATATCAGACTGTGA
- a CDS encoding PKD domain-containing protein: MLLRTRMLVLLLLVATAQGAAGVGPDVWEKIPERPPPGDDMAKLSSDLADLVEMNGYGENVPDNAALSSGYTAPSSVTVYVSLHPPAATDCVDPFAVEVTARDEARHLAVALVRVEDLKGLASLPEVRSVRTVLPPFFAAGSVDTEGDAILRAEDLRDATGYNGTGVKIGVISDGVTHLDDAVLTGDLPPDVNVLSNTLGGDEGTAMLEIVHDIAPGASLYFHDCGGDVISFDEAFQDLADAGCTIICDDIVYLDEPYFDESADAPLGGIRRLAAEGDVLLVSSAGNFGLSHYQEEYLDSGNMFHSHDFGGGSVLLPFRVSATSPAFVVLQWADPWVSSANDYNLYVWDRTGSLVGMSTIVQEGNGTPLEVVSFTNPDPFVSTYYAGITRVRGSPRLLEVYTFYGAVSPDYNTPSDSIFGHPAYPGVVTVGAIDFQDMLRQYSSQGPVTIVYPVPEERAKPDLAATDGVQVTGAGGFPNPFYGTSASAPHVAGIAALLMGQDPALNASGFVDALVSSSMDPGLPGYDPGYGYGRADAIVLRSVITPPLIANFSASPAAGMVPLTVRFTDLSGGTPDTWSWAFGDGNVSSNPDPVHVYEVPGVYTVNLTVMAGTSTNSTGKTGLVTAVAQGPPAANFSAAPLSGPAPLTVNFADASGGFPTSWSWAFGEGNLSTDPDPKHVYALPGTYAVNLTVANPHGNDTLRRPDFVTVEAPLLRANFSANATAGMVPFAVHFADESPGNVTSWSWAFGDGNVSTDPDPVHIYEVPGTYMVNLTVADPYSRDMVSRARFIRAVAQGPPAANFSAAPLSGPAPLAVNFTDTSGGFPTSWSWAFGDGNVSTDPDPQHVYALPGTYAVNLTVANPYGNDTLRRPGLVTVEAPALRANFSANATTGVVPFAVRFADTSAGFPTSWSWEFGDGNLSTDRHPVHVYGVPGTYTVNLTISRGTENATFERFDYVAVTAPLILSSSPVPPDREAGIRDLTFQERSA; encoded by the coding sequence ATGTTGCTGCGTACGCGGATGCTGGTCCTTCTCCTGCTCGTCGCCACTGCGCAGGGTGCGGCCGGCGTAGGGCCTGACGTCTGGGAAAAAATACCCGAAAGGCCGCCACCCGGCGACGACATGGCCAAACTCTCCTCAGATCTCGCGGACCTGGTGGAGATGAATGGGTACGGGGAGAATGTCCCCGACAATGCTGCCCTCTCTTCTGGTTACACCGCCCCCTCGTCGGTCACGGTCTATGTCTCCCTGCATCCTCCTGCCGCGACCGATTGTGTCGACCCCTTTGCCGTGGAAGTGACGGCACGGGACGAGGCCCGCCACCTGGCCGTGGCCCTGGTGCGGGTCGAGGACCTGAAGGGTCTTGCGTCCCTTCCTGAGGTGCGGTCTGTGCGGACTGTCCTGCCGCCGTTCTTTGCCGCCGGTTCGGTGGACACGGAGGGCGACGCCATCCTCAGGGCGGAGGACCTCAGGGACGCCACCGGGTACAACGGCACTGGCGTGAAGATCGGCGTCATCTCCGACGGCGTGACCCACCTCGACGATGCCGTCCTGACCGGCGACCTCCCTCCCGACGTCAACGTCCTCTCGAACACCCTCGGCGGCGACGAGGGAACGGCAATGCTTGAGATCGTCCATGACATCGCCCCCGGTGCCTCCCTCTATTTCCATGACTGCGGGGGAGACGTGATCTCCTTCGACGAGGCATTCCAGGATCTTGCCGACGCGGGGTGCACGATCATCTGCGACGACATCGTCTATCTTGACGAACCCTACTTTGACGAGAGTGCCGACGCCCCTCTCGGAGGCATCAGGCGCCTCGCGGCCGAAGGAGATGTCCTCCTGGTCTCCTCGGCCGGCAACTTCGGCCTGTCGCACTACCAGGAAGAGTACCTTGACTCGGGGAACATGTTCCATTCCCATGACTTCGGCGGCGGGAGCGTCCTCCTCCCCTTCAGGGTCTCTGCGACGTCCCCGGCCTTTGTCGTGCTTCAGTGGGCCGACCCCTGGGTCTCGTCGGCGAACGACTACAACCTCTATGTCTGGGACCGCACCGGATCGCTGGTGGGCATGAGCACCATCGTCCAGGAGGGGAACGGCACCCCTCTGGAGGTGGTCTCCTTCACCAATCCCGATCCCTTCGTCTCGACCTATTATGCGGGCATCACCCGTGTCCGCGGCTCGCCCCGTCTCCTTGAGGTCTACACCTTCTATGGGGCGGTCTCCCCTGACTACAACACCCCTTCAGACTCGATCTTCGGTCACCCGGCCTATCCCGGCGTGGTCACGGTCGGTGCGATCGATTTCCAGGACATGCTCAGGCAGTACTCCTCGCAGGGGCCGGTGACCATCGTCTACCCGGTGCCCGAGGAGAGGGCCAAGCCCGACCTTGCAGCGACCGACGGGGTGCAGGTGACAGGGGCGGGCGGTTTCCCGAACCCCTTCTATGGCACGAGCGCCTCGGCGCCGCATGTGGCCGGCATCGCAGCCCTGCTCATGGGCCAGGACCCTGCCCTGAACGCGTCCGGGTTTGTGGACGCCCTCGTCTCCTCGTCCATGGACCCGGGGTTGCCTGGTTATGACCCGGGGTACGGCTATGGCAGGGCCGACGCCATTGTCCTCAGGTCGGTGATCACGCCGCCGCTCATCGCAAATTTCTCGGCATCTCCGGCCGCGGGTATGGTGCCCCTGACGGTCAGGTTCACCGACCTCTCCGGCGGTACTCCTGATACATGGTCCTGGGCCTTCGGCGACGGCAATGTCTCGTCCAACCCGGATCCTGTCCATGTCTATGAGGTGCCGGGCGTCTATACGGTGAACCTCACGGTCATGGCGGGGACGTCGACAAACTCCACCGGAAAAACCGGTCTTGTCACTGCGGTGGCGCAGGGCCCGCCTGCGGCGAACTTCTCCGCTGCCCCTCTCTCCGGCCCCGCGCCCCTGACTGTGAACTTCGCCGACGCCTCCGGGGGATTCCCGACCTCGTGGTCGTGGGCCTTCGGCGAGGGGAACCTCTCGACAGACCCCGACCCCAAGCACGTCTATGCCCTGCCGGGGACATACGCGGTGAACCTGACCGTTGCAAACCCCCATGGCAACGATACCCTGCGCCGCCCCGACTTCGTCACGGTGGAGGCCCCTCTCCTCCGTGCAAACTTCTCCGCGAATGCCACCGCCGGCATGGTCCCCTTTGCGGTACACTTTGCGGACGAAAGCCCCGGAAATGTGACCTCGTGGTCCTGGGCCTTCGGTGACGGGAATGTCTCGACAGACCCCGACCCCGTCCATATCTATGAGGTGCCGGGCACGTACATGGTGAACCTCACCGTCGCGGACCCGTACTCCCGCGACATGGTATCGAGGGCCCGTTTCATCAGGGCCGTTGCGCAGGGCCCGCCTGCGGCGAACTTCTCTGCCGCCCCTCTCTCCGGCCCCGCGCCGCTCGCTGTGAACTTCACCGACACCTCTGGGGGATTCCCGACCTCGTGGTCGTGGGCCTTCGGCGACGGGAATGTCTCGACAGACCCTGACCCGCAGCACGTCTATGCCCTGCCGGGCACATACGCGGTGAACCTGACTGTCGCAAACCCCTATGGCAACGACACCCTGCGCCGCCCCGGCCTCGTCACCGTGGAGGCTCCGGCCCTCCGCGCAAACTTCTCCGCGAATGCCACCACCGGCGTGGTCCCGTTCGCGGTGCGGTTTGCCGACACCTCGGCCGGTTTCCCGACCTCGTGGTCGTGGGAGTTCGGCGACGGGAACCTCTCGACAGACCGGCACCCGGTCCATGTCTACGGGGTGCCCGGGACGTACACGGTGAACCTCACCATCTCCCGCGGGACAGAGAACGCCACATTTGAACGGTTCGACTACGTCGCGGTGACGGCCCCCCTGATCCTCTCTTCTTCGCCTGTGCCCCCCGATCGTGAGGCGGGGATCCGGGATCTGACCTTTCAGGAGCGATCAGCATAG
- a CDS encoding DUF2240 family protein → MSLQITVAAPFKQMHLGELEKNQFVFFLALDRKWLNVEQANAVLRLGESAGLLGVKGGKVVPLFDLSSVTIPLGFRPGPEVFEAPDPLRDLIARIASATDRDASEVTAGMNRVIEGEFDGNLRPEAAAVLLARRYGVAWQDLLPALRESVVREK, encoded by the coding sequence GTGAGCCTCCAGATCACCGTCGCGGCCCCCTTCAAGCAGATGCACCTGGGGGAACTGGAGAAGAATCAGTTTGTCTTTTTCCTTGCCCTGGACCGGAAGTGGCTGAACGTCGAACAGGCGAACGCCGTCCTCCGCCTGGGAGAATCCGCCGGACTTCTCGGTGTAAAAGGCGGGAAGGTCGTCCCGCTCTTTGACCTCTCCTCAGTTACGATCCCCCTCGGCTTCAGGCCCGGCCCCGAGGTCTTCGAGGCGCCCGACCCGCTGCGCGACCTCATCGCCAGGATCGCGTCGGCGACCGATAGGGACGCGAGCGAGGTGACTGCCGGGATGAACCGCGTGATCGAGGGGGAGTTCGACGGCAACCTCAGGCCCGAAGCAGCGGCCGTCCTGCTTGCTCGCAGGTACGGTGTTGCATGGCAGGATCTCCTGCCTGCTCTCCGTGAAAGTGTTGTCCGGGAAAAATAG
- a CDS encoding 30S ribosomal protein S6e — protein sequence MVDFKVVVSDRKASRAYNIQASGAAASALIGKKIGNEIDGAPLGLAGYTIQITGGSDRTGIAARKDLPGAGRRRILLSEGVGFHPEHEGQRKRKSVRGNEITADFVQINAVVAQYGAQPIDALLGKGGEEAAEN from the coding sequence ATGGTTGATTTCAAGGTTGTCGTATCTGACAGGAAGGCAAGCCGCGCCTACAATATCCAGGCAAGCGGGGCGGCTGCATCGGCATTGATCGGGAAGAAGATCGGGAACGAGATCGATGGCGCACCCCTCGGCCTCGCCGGATACACTATCCAGATCACCGGCGGCTCGGACAGAACCGGGATCGCCGCCAGGAAGGATCTGCCGGGCGCAGGCCGCAGGCGGATCCTCCTCTCCGAGGGCGTGGGATTCCACCCCGAGCACGAGGGACAGAGGAAGAGAAAATCGGTCCGCGGAAACGAGATCACCGCTGACTTTGTCCAGATCAACGCCGTCGTTGCCCAGTACGGTGCGCAGCCTATCGATGCGCTCCTCGGAAAGGGCGGCGAAGAGGCTGCAGAGAACTAA